In Acidobacteriota bacterium, a genomic segment contains:
- a CDS encoding class I SAM-dependent methyltransferase, giving the protein MKLNLWERALVNNPVRALLQHHLEARLLLSKGGRLEGKRVLEIGCGRGVGVEVIFKRFGAGHVTALDLDPAMIEQAKQRLSHIPADKLTLSVGDATAIKAPDAEFDAVFDFGIVHHIPDWQGAIREVARVLKPGGLFLFEEIAKKALDRWVTRTFLDHPTENRFSLKAFLAEMERQGIRPQGEVTTVWFGDIFIGVGRRT; this is encoded by the coding sequence GTGAAGCTCAATCTTTGGGAACGGGCATTGGTAAACAACCCGGTTCGGGCCCTCCTGCAGCATCATCTTGAAGCGCGTCTTTTGCTGAGCAAGGGCGGACGGCTGGAGGGGAAGAGGGTTCTTGAGATCGGCTGCGGACGCGGGGTAGGCGTCGAGGTCATTTTCAAGCGATTCGGCGCCGGCCATGTCACGGCCTTGGACCTCGACCCAGCCATGATCGAACAGGCTAAGCAGCGACTCTCCCACATTCCTGCCGACAAGCTCACCCTGTCTGTCGGCGATGCCACCGCCATTAAAGCTCCCGACGCTGAATTCGACGCCGTCTTCGACTTCGGAATCGTGCACCACATTCCCGATTGGCAGGGAGCCATCCGCGAAGTCGCGCGCGTCTTGAAACCTGGCGGGCTTTTCCTTTTTGAAGAGATAGCGAAAAAAGCCCTGGACCGATGGGTGACTCGGACCTTCTTGGATCACCCCACAGAAAACAGATTCTCCCTCAAGGCGTTCCTGGCCGAAATGGAGCGGCAGGGAATCAGGCCGCAAGGGGAGGTTACGACAGTCTGGTTCGGCGACATCTTCATCGGCGTCGGCCGTAGGACCTAA
- a CDS encoding class I SAM-dependent methyltransferase, which produces MVVVGGIALLFLAELWPPVAVMVTVGIGATTFWSLTSLLASYYVYDLSPLYSWRWLAGELNSSPGKWASFHAGLDESSEAIRRLFPESQGGAFDIFDADKMSEGSIRRARSTVSQAGERATADSGALPFEEGALDAVFLIFAAHELRDPDDRIRFFTEIRRVLHPQGDLILVEHLRDLWNFIAYGPGFLHFFSRSEWMKTARQAGLTFRSERPMTPFVRCFVFTREASK; this is translated from the coding sequence ATGGTGGTCGTTGGCGGAATTGCTCTGCTTTTTTTGGCCGAGCTTTGGCCGCCGGTGGCCGTCATGGTGACGGTAGGTATCGGGGCAACGACCTTCTGGTCCCTGACCTCGCTGCTCGCCTCCTACTACGTCTACGATCTCTCTCCCCTCTATAGCTGGCGTTGGTTGGCGGGTGAGTTGAACTCCTCCCCCGGGAAGTGGGCCAGTTTTCATGCGGGGTTGGACGAGTCGAGCGAGGCGATTCGGCGGCTTTTTCCTGAGTCGCAGGGTGGTGCATTCGACATTTTTGATGCCGACAAGATGTCGGAAGGGTCGATCCGGCGAGCCCGCTCCACGGTATCTCAGGCCGGTGAGCGGGCTACCGCAGACTCTGGGGCGCTGCCCTTTGAAGAGGGTGCTCTCGATGCCGTATTCCTGATTTTCGCCGCCCACGAGCTGCGTGACCCCGATGACCGGATTCGATTTTTCACGGAGATCCGGCGGGTGCTGCATCCCCAAGGAGACCTGATTCTCGTCGAACATCTGCGCGATTTGTGGAATTTCATCGCCTATGGGCCAGGATTCCTGCACTTCTTCTCCAGATCTGAATGGATGAAAACAGCCCGGCAGGCGGGACTCACTTTTCGCTCGGAACGGCCCATGACCCCTTTCGTGCGCTGCTTTGTTTTCACCAGGGAGGCCAGTAAGTGA
- a CDS encoding DUF2071 domain-containing protein, translating into MLHLFKRHLIPIKAHFEQVLVLTYAYPRGLLAPLLPPGLELDGYEGHGFLAVAMVQTRRLRPAFLPGALGGGFFLTGYRIFTRLKPRNGQMLRGLKILRSDADRSWMVSCGNLLTRYGYRRAQVRKESENGMLRITVRTPGGEADLDVTAHVSHLPGPLPEESPFPDIKTARRFAGPLPHTFDYEPESHSMVIVRGRRSNWKPQPLRVEVHKNTFLQSSPFNEAEPLLANAFYLADVPYRWERGWREPLAKQPS; encoded by the coding sequence ATGTTGCATCTTTTCAAAAGGCATCTGATCCCGATCAAAGCTCACTTTGAGCAGGTTCTGGTATTGACCTATGCCTATCCCCGCGGCCTTCTGGCTCCCTTGCTTCCTCCCGGCCTCGAACTGGACGGTTATGAGGGACACGGATTCCTGGCCGTGGCGATGGTGCAGACCAGACGACTTCGCCCTGCCTTTCTGCCAGGCGCCTTGGGAGGAGGCTTCTTCCTCACCGGCTATCGCATCTTCACTCGCCTGAAGCCGCGTAACGGCCAGATGCTGCGGGGACTCAAGATCTTGCGCAGCGACGCCGACCGTTCCTGGATGGTGAGCTGTGGCAACTTGTTGACCCGCTACGGCTACCGCAGAGCTCAAGTGCGAAAGGAAAGCGAGAACGGCATGCTCCGCATCACAGTCAGGACTCCTGGTGGAGAAGCCGATCTCGACGTCACGGCCCATGTATCGCATCTGCCGGGTCCCCTGCCCGAAGAATCACCCTTTCCCGATATCAAGACGGCACGGCGGTTTGCGGGCCCCTTGCCGCATACCTTCGACTATGAACCCGAATCGCATTCTATGGTGATCGTGCGCGGGAGGCGCAGCAACTGGAAGCCGCAGCCGCTGCGGGTCGAAGTCCATAAAAACACCTTCCTGCAATCGTCGCCCTTCAACGAGGCTGAGCCTCTGCTGGCGAATGCCTTCTACCTGGCCGATGTACCCTACCGATGGGAGCGCGGATGGCGAGAGCCGCTAGCGAAGCAGCCGTCGTGA
- a CDS encoding CDP-alcohol phosphatidyltransferase family protein, with amino-acid sequence MSKENGFRDNRRVLTSWLAPLEKITLRWMARRTPQAIHSDHLTLLALLAMVMAGVAYVFSRQEPQLLHLVNFGLFLHWLGDSMDGTLARYRNRLRPRYGFYVDHILDCFSAALLLGGLALSGWMSPWAALVLLAAFLLLSANSYLAAYTLGDFRISFLKFGPTEGRLLLAMGNLSLLYFDPLLILNGRQYLLFDFGGLLAAGAMVVILIVSVVRNSLRLYRMERI; translated from the coding sequence ATGAGCAAAGAAAACGGCTTTCGCGACAACCGACGGGTGCTGACCAGTTGGCTGGCACCCCTTGAAAAGATAACGCTGCGCTGGATGGCCCGGCGTACTCCCCAGGCTATCCACTCCGACCACCTGACCCTGCTGGCATTGCTTGCCATGGTGATGGCAGGCGTGGCCTACGTCTTCAGCCGGCAGGAGCCCCAGTTGCTGCACCTGGTCAACTTCGGACTTTTTCTGCACTGGCTGGGCGACAGCATGGACGGTACTTTGGCGCGCTACCGCAACCGTCTGCGTCCCCGCTACGGATTCTACGTCGACCACATCCTGGACTGCTTTTCGGCGGCCTTGCTGCTGGGAGGGCTGGCTCTCTCGGGCTGGATGAGCCCTTGGGCGGCGTTAGTCCTGCTGGCCGCTTTTCTGCTCCTCTCGGCCAACAGCTATCTGGCCGCCTACACGCTGGGGGACTTCCGCATCTCCTTCCTCAAGTTCGGTCCTACCGAAGGCCGTCTGCTGCTGGCCATGGGAAACCTGAGCCTTCTCTATTTCGATCCCTTGCTCATCCTCAATGGGCGCCAATACCTGCTCTTCGACTTCGGAGGGTTGCTGGCGGCTGGAGCCATGGTGGTCATCCTCATCGTCTCGGTGGTCCGGAATTCGCTTCGGCTTTACCGCATGGAGCGCATTTGA
- a CDS encoding GtrA family protein, which yields MSARAEGEGRLIHRLLKFYSVGFVGIGVQAGMLALLTRVLGLHYLIAVALAVECTILHNFIWHQEWTFRQRRRPGASFLVRFLRFNLSAGASALLGNLLVTALLVEVFALPVLPANLAAIAACSVFNYLASDLWVFRRR from the coding sequence ATGTCGGCCCGGGCGGAAGGAGAAGGACGCCTCATCCACCGCCTCCTCAAGTTCTACTCGGTCGGATTTGTGGGAATCGGGGTACAGGCCGGCATGCTGGCCTTGCTCACTCGCGTGCTGGGACTGCATTACCTGATAGCGGTGGCTCTGGCGGTCGAGTGCACGATTCTCCATAACTTCATCTGGCACCAGGAGTGGACCTTTCGCCAGCGCCGGCGGCCGGGGGCCTCGTTCCTGGTGCGCTTTTTGCGCTTCAACCTCAGCGCCGGAGCTTCGGCCCTGCTGGGCAACCTGCTGGTGACGGCACTGCTGGTGGAGGTCTTCGCCCTGCCTGTCCTGCCCGCTAACCTGGCCGCCATCGCAGCCTGCTCAGTCTTTAACTATCTGGCTTCAGACTTGTGGGTGTTCAGGAGGCGCTAG
- a CDS encoding class II glutamine amidotransferase — MCRFALYLGPEIRVSSLVTEPSNSIIHQSYRSREAAEPLNGDGFGIAWYDPLGQGEPTLFKDISPAWNDFNLRQIAPVTRSHCILAHVRAATLGLSVTQFNCHPFAWERFAFMHNGTLGGFRRIKRRLQARLSDEAYDAVKGSTDSEHLMALFIDAFRARQDDGTYQLEKMKAALLEVIETSEELRKEAGVENERSTLNLALTDGNLAVVTRWVSSQGGEPNTLYVHEGTHYVCENGVCRMIDDQQGHGTVIITSEPLGEDCGWEKVPRNHIVTVDQDRRPQVLPI; from the coding sequence ATGTGCCGATTTGCTCTTTATTTGGGGCCCGAGATCAGGGTCAGTTCGCTGGTGACGGAGCCGTCGAATTCCATCATTCACCAGAGTTATCGCTCGCGCGAGGCGGCAGAGCCGCTCAATGGAGACGGCTTCGGCATTGCCTGGTATGACCCGCTGGGACAGGGTGAGCCGACGCTTTTCAAAGACATCTCGCCGGCCTGGAATGACTTCAACCTGCGCCAGATCGCGCCGGTGACCCGCAGCCACTGCATCCTGGCTCACGTGCGGGCCGCCACGCTCGGCCTTTCCGTGACTCAATTCAACTGCCATCCCTTCGCCTGGGAGCGGTTTGCATTCATGCACAACGGCACTCTGGGCGGGTTTCGCCGGATCAAGCGCAGGCTGCAGGCTCGCCTCTCCGACGAGGCCTACGACGCTGTCAAAGGCAGCACCGACAGCGAGCACTTGATGGCCCTTTTCATCGATGCTTTCCGGGCCCGCCAAGATGACGGCACCTACCAGTTGGAGAAGATGAAAGCAGCTCTGCTCGAGGTGATCGAGACTTCCGAGGAGTTGCGTAAGGAAGCAGGGGTCGAGAACGAGCGCAGTACCTTGAACCTGGCTTTGACCGACGGAAATCTGGCGGTCGTGACCCGCTGGGTGAGCAGTCAGGGCGGCGAGCCCAATACCCTCTATGTGCACGAGGGAACCCACTACGTCTGTGAAAACGGGGTCTGCAGGATGATCGACGACCAGCAAGGCCATGGCACCGTCATCATCACCTCAGAACCCTTGGGCGAGGATTGCGGATGGGAAAAGGTTCCCCGCAATCATATCGTGACCGTCGACCAGGACCGCCGCCCCCAAGTTCTTCCCATCTAG
- a CDS encoding bifunctional serine/threonine-protein kinase/formylglycine-generating enzyme family protein yields MVSSGQPPKQRNSSLPKRIGKYQIVEMLGKGGMGTVYKGYDSSLQRFAAIKVMEEIHRRDEDLRERFFREARAVARLDHENIVAIYELDEDPKLPFIAMEYVEGMDLHQLLKRGRLPLLRDSLRMVIEVCRGLGHAHGRDLVHRDIKPSNIRLGPNRKVKLLDFGIARLHEEPDTKRLTQTGQIVGTPDYMSPEQAAGEKEVDLRSDIFSLGSVLYELLASKPPFSSSKVSTTLARIISASHPPLQTIYPGFPCEMERIVERALAKSPNNRYQSCAEMEADLSAFLKNLPDHYKKTLAVVRKLEEQLRVTQTGVEGDDLDLRPRREGVEDLGILLDYGRDLRRALAALDTEPAQYRRQYRAAHKAWLPRWAWITLSAILLAAVGATWYLASDGSGSDSPGGTGQAAAEEQRGGIPGSDSGSQDGRSPPPVTGAAGGSADFPATITLGGTEMVLVPAGEFLMGSSFGEGWLDQDGLENESPQRRLFLKAFYIDRFEVSNRRFLEFVRDTGRTQPLGPAFDPDYFYTKPDYPAVGADWGSAREFCLWKGQRLPNEAEWEKAARGPEGRPYPWGEAFEEHLANLGGPDDYPELAPCGVFPRDRSPYGVMDMAGNVSEWVADDYRLYPGNPGAIPAEQRGHKVIKGGFFGINRFRDKLARAAYRLPMKPEAQLPAIGFRCAADAKAALGLSPSQ; encoded by the coding sequence GTGGTTAGTTCAGGACAACCCCCTAAGCAACGCAATTCGTCCTTGCCGAAACGTATCGGAAAGTATCAGATTGTTGAAATGCTGGGGAAAGGGGGGATGGGGACGGTCTACAAGGGCTACGATTCTTCCTTGCAGAGGTTTGCGGCCATTAAGGTAATGGAGGAGATACACCGCCGCGACGAGGACCTCCGGGAGCGTTTCTTCCGCGAGGCTCGGGCTGTCGCCCGGCTCGATCACGAGAACATTGTTGCCATCTATGAACTCGACGAAGATCCCAAACTTCCTTTCATCGCCATGGAGTACGTGGAGGGCATGGACCTCCATCAGCTTTTGAAAAGGGGGCGCCTTCCTCTCCTGCGGGACAGCTTGCGCATGGTCATCGAGGTCTGTCGGGGACTCGGCCACGCCCACGGGCGTGATCTGGTTCATCGCGACATCAAGCCCTCTAACATCCGGCTGGGGCCAAATCGGAAGGTCAAGCTTCTCGATTTCGGGATCGCCCGTCTGCACGAGGAGCCCGACACAAAGCGATTGACTCAGACAGGCCAGATCGTGGGAACGCCCGACTACATGTCCCCGGAGCAGGCCGCCGGGGAAAAAGAGGTCGATCTTCGATCCGACATCTTCAGCTTGGGTTCGGTGCTCTATGAGCTTCTCGCCAGCAAGCCTCCCTTCTCTTCCAGCAAGGTCTCCACGACTTTGGCCCGTATCATCTCGGCATCTCATCCTCCGCTGCAGACCATCTATCCCGGCTTTCCTTGCGAGATGGAACGGATCGTCGAACGCGCTTTAGCCAAATCACCCAATAACCGATATCAGAGCTGCGCCGAGATGGAAGCGGACCTGAGCGCGTTTCTCAAGAACCTGCCCGACCATTACAAGAAGACCTTGGCAGTGGTGCGCAAATTGGAAGAGCAGTTGCGCGTGACGCAGACGGGGGTGGAGGGTGATGATCTCGACCTGCGGCCTCGGCGCGAAGGCGTGGAAGACTTGGGAATTCTATTGGATTATGGACGCGACTTGCGGCGAGCATTGGCAGCCTTGGATACCGAGCCGGCCCAGTATAGGCGCCAATATCGAGCCGCCCACAAAGCCTGGCTGCCGCGGTGGGCCTGGATAACACTGTCGGCAATACTGTTGGCAGCGGTCGGTGCGACCTGGTATTTAGCCAGTGACGGCTCGGGCAGCGACAGTCCTGGAGGCACAGGGCAGGCGGCGGCAGAGGAGCAGAGGGGCGGCATCCCAGGTTCGGATTCAGGCAGCCAAGACGGGCGGTCACCGCCGCCGGTCACTGGAGCCGCTGGAGGCTCCGCCGACTTTCCCGCCACCATTACGTTGGGAGGGACGGAGATGGTGCTGGTGCCGGCGGGGGAGTTCCTCATGGGGAGCTCTTTCGGAGAGGGCTGGTTGGATCAGGATGGCTTGGAGAACGAATCCCCTCAGCGCCGCCTTTTTCTGAAAGCCTTTTACATTGACAGGTTCGAGGTTTCCAACCGGCGCTTTCTGGAATTCGTGCGTGATACGGGAAGGACGCAACCTCTAGGCCCCGCATTCGATCCGGATTATTTTTATACCAAGCCGGATTATCCGGCGGTGGGAGCGGATTGGGGTTCGGCCCGGGAATTCTGCCTCTGGAAGGGGCAACGGCTTCCCAATGAAGCCGAGTGGGAGAAGGCCGCCCGCGGTCCCGAGGGACGACCCTATCCCTGGGGTGAGGCGTTTGAGGAACACTTGGCCAACCTGGGCGGCCCGGACGATTATCCCGAGCTGGCTCCCTGCGGCGTTTTTCCGCGCGACCGCAGCCCTTATGGGGTCATGGACATGGCCGGCAATGTATCGGAGTGGGTGGCCGACGATTACCGGCTTTATCCGGGCAATCCCGGCGCCATCCCTGCTGAGCAGCGCGGACACAAGGTGATCAAGGGAGGATTCTTCGGTATAAACCGCTTCAGGGATAAGCTGGCCAGGGCCGCCTACCGGCTGCCGATGAAGCCGGAGGCCCAGTTGCCCGCCATCGGATTCCGGTGCGCTGCAGACGCAAAGGCCGCCCTCGGCCTTAGCCCAAGTCAGTGA
- a CDS encoding DUF4384 domain-containing protein, whose protein sequence is MRLTIAALVLIGLPSVGVLCAQQQESQTVKSRDARIFEMYYRDTLVRTEKDEKASGPEVARPSAGAQSSRLEVPANYSEKLARRVGLKYKIKRCTGECTVEDVDQSHIFYTGDKIRLEIEANIDGYLYIINKGSTGRTKTLFPEPSLNGGTNLIQRGVSYSIPSEGWITFTKRPGREQVIIIVSRTPLQSLPEQASEAASTVSALQVVDELNRKVKARDLVIVRERGPRRQGAPPGVQSTLVVNKSAEENQLAYTEIVLQHRARPGRQQLENR, encoded by the coding sequence ATGCGCCTGACCATTGCCGCATTGGTGCTGATCGGGCTGCCTTCCGTGGGGGTGCTCTGCGCTCAGCAGCAAGAGAGCCAGACCGTCAAGTCGCGGGATGCCCGTATTTTCGAGATGTACTACAGGGACACCCTGGTCCGCACCGAGAAGGACGAAAAAGCCTCTGGACCAGAGGTTGCCCGGCCTTCCGCCGGGGCGCAGTCATCAAGACTCGAAGTGCCTGCCAACTATTCCGAGAAACTGGCCCGGCGGGTCGGACTCAAGTACAAGATCAAACGCTGCACAGGCGAATGCACGGTGGAGGATGTCGACCAGAGTCACATCTTCTATACCGGAGACAAAATCCGCTTGGAAATCGAAGCCAACATCGACGGATATCTCTACATCATCAACAAGGGCAGCACCGGGCGCACCAAGACGCTTTTCCCCGAGCCCTCGCTCAACGGCGGCACAAACCTCATCCAACGGGGCGTGAGTTATTCTATCCCTTCCGAGGGCTGGATCACATTCACGAAGCGGCCGGGGCGGGAGCAAGTGATCATCATTGTCAGCCGGACGCCCTTGCAGTCGCTTCCCGAGCAGGCCTCCGAAGCCGCCTCGACGGTTTCGGCCCTGCAAGTGGTGGACGAACTCAACCGCAAAGTAAAGGCCCGCGACTTGGTCATCGTGCGTGAGCGGGGTCCTCGACGCCAGGGCGCCCCTCCCGGCGTCCAGTCCACCCTGGTGGTCAACAAGTCAGCGGAGGAAAACCAACTGGCCTACACGGAAATCGTCCTCCAGCACCGTGCCCGCCCAGGCCGCCAGCAACTTGAGAACCGATGA
- a CDS encoding trypsin-like peptidase domain-containing protein, whose translation MMSLFPILAALLAVPTTGQPLKSAVAAVGQVTASEPDASGALQVRSRGSGVLIDPQGVFVTNLHLVHDGRHFHPVVHFRLPDPQDPFQDPDPQRRYRARLVAHDSHQDLALFRLTQDSRGAPLAPDSRFPAASLEEVGPLEVLSTVYVVGYPIVGGTTLTVTRGQVSGREDSAGWIKTDAQILQGCSGGALMDDVGRLVGVATRVSPDLRELDTDSDGFPDTLMVLGSVGLARPVHLVKALADKLGQDGLPADPPVLNSAASLLRGRVEGKDGQALPGVLVGLLKPGSRLASLDNLVTWARSDEGGRLVFRDAVRPGRYTVRARAEGFLTYLEDIEIDGFSSDLIIRLRPLAEPKEKEER comes from the coding sequence ATGATGAGCCTGTTTCCCATTCTGGCTGCATTGCTGGCGGTACCGACAACAGGCCAGCCGCTGAAGAGCGCCGTGGCCGCCGTAGGCCAAGTGACAGCCTCGGAGCCCGATGCCTCGGGAGCATTGCAGGTGCGCAGCCGGGGCTCGGGAGTCCTCATCGATCCCCAGGGCGTTTTCGTCACCAACCTGCACTTGGTCCATGACGGACGCCACTTCCATCCTGTGGTTCACTTCCGCCTTCCCGACCCCCAGGACCCTTTTCAGGATCCCGACCCGCAACGGCGATACCGGGCGCGGCTGGTGGCCCATGACTCCCATCAAGACTTGGCCCTTTTCAGGCTCACCCAGGACAGCCGGGGCGCCCCCCTGGCACCGGACAGCCGCTTCCCCGCCGCCAGCCTGGAAGAGGTTGGCCCTCTGGAGGTGCTTTCCACCGTCTATGTGGTCGGGTATCCCATCGTCGGCGGCACAACGCTGACGGTCACGCGGGGACAGGTTTCAGGCCGTGAGGACTCGGCAGGCTGGATCAAGACCGACGCCCAGATCCTCCAGGGCTGCAGCGGAGGAGCACTGATGGACGACGTCGGTCGCCTGGTCGGCGTTGCGACCCGGGTAAGCCCGGACCTGCGCGAGTTGGACACCGATTCTGACGGGTTTCCCGATACCCTCATGGTGCTGGGCTCGGTGGGCTTGGCCCGCCCCGTGCATCTCGTCAAGGCGCTGGCCGACAAACTCGGCCAAGACGGCCTCCCGGCGGACCCTCCCGTGTTGAACTCCGCGGCGAGCTTGTTGCGCGGACGGGTCGAGGGCAAAGACGGCCAGGCCCTGCCAGGAGTACTGGTGGGGTTGCTCAAGCCGGGCAGCAGGTTGGCCAGCTTGGACAATCTGGTCACTTGGGCCCGCTCCGATGAAGGGGGACGGCTTGTCTTCCGCGATGCGGTCAGGCCCGGCCGCTACACCGTCCGCGCCAGGGCCGAAGGCTTTCTCACCTACCTGGAAGATATCGAGATCGATGGTTTCTCTTCCGATCTGATCATCCGGCTCAGGCCCCTGGCGGAACCCAAAGAGAAGGAGGAGCGGTGA